A window of Costertonia aggregata contains these coding sequences:
- a CDS encoding NAD-dependent epimerase — MKILVTGAAGFIGYHVCHNCLINGHDVVGLDNINDYYNVELKYDRLTQLGIEQKNVESFGTIATSSIYDNFKFIRLNLEDKDALPGLFENEQFDIVCNLAAQAGVRYSLEHPEAYIDSNIVGFLNILECSKKYTIKHLVYASSSSVYGMNEKIPFETSDNVDNPISLYAATKKSNELMAYTYSHLYNIPTTGLRFFTVYGPWGRPDMALFLFTQAIMQNKPIKVFNDGNLERDFTYIEDVNNVILEILQKKPREKDLYKIYNVGNNKSVKLLDFIEAIEENLGAKAQKILMPMQPGDVKKTWANVDDLVKDYGYRPNTDITEGVKKFVDWYKNHYFMNQ, encoded by the coding sequence TTGAAAATTCTAGTAACAGGCGCTGCTGGTTTTATTGGTTATCATGTATGCCACAACTGTTTGATAAATGGTCATGATGTAGTAGGTTTAGACAATATCAACGACTACTACAACGTAGAGCTCAAATACGATAGACTAACCCAATTGGGAATAGAGCAAAAAAATGTAGAATCATTCGGAACCATAGCAACAAGTAGCATATACGATAACTTCAAATTTATTCGGTTAAATCTTGAAGATAAAGATGCACTGCCCGGGCTTTTCGAAAATGAACAATTTGATATCGTATGTAACCTGGCGGCCCAAGCTGGGGTGCGTTATAGTCTGGAACATCCAGAAGCTTATATTGACAGTAATATCGTTGGTTTTTTGAACATATTGGAATGCAGTAAAAAATATACGATCAAACATCTTGTGTATGCTAGTAGTTCAAGCGTTTACGGTATGAACGAGAAAATTCCTTTTGAAACATCGGACAATGTGGACAACCCCATTAGTTTATATGCGGCCACGAAAAAAAGTAATGAGCTTATGGCCTATACTTACAGTCATTTGTACAATATACCCACAACAGGTTTACGATTTTTTACGGTTTATGGTCCATGGGGCCGCCCAGATATGGCACTTTTCCTATTTACCCAAGCTATAATGCAAAACAAACCGATCAAAGTATTCAATGACGGTAATCTAGAAAGGGACTTCACATATATAGAAGATGTAAACAATGTAATACTTGAGATACTTCAAAAAAAACCAAGAGAAAAAGACTTGTACAAAATCTATAATGTAGGTAACAACAAATCTGTCAAATTATTGGACTTTATTGAAGCCATTGAAGAAAACTTGGGTGCAAAAGCACAAAAAATATTGATGCCAATGCAACCAGGCGATGTAAAAAAAACATGGGCAAATGTAGATGATTTGGTAAAGGATTACGGTTATAGGCCAAATACCGATATTACCGAAGGTGTCAAAAAATTTGTTGATTGGTACAAAAATCATTATTTCATGAATCAATAG